In the Bdellovibrionales bacterium CG10_big_fil_rev_8_21_14_0_10_45_34 genome, CTCAGTGTGTGATGACCGTGCCTTTGTTAGAAGGTCTCGATGGCGTACAGAAAATGTCTAAAAGCTACGACAACTACATTGCTATTGAAGATACCCCTACCGACATGTTTGGCAAAACAATGAGACTCTCAGACGAGCTGATGCTTCGTTATTACGAACTTCTGACCGATATTACATTGGATGAACTAGCAAAGCTAAGGAGCGATATCGCTAGCGGTAAAATTCACCCCAAAGAGTGTAAGATGAGTCTTGCGGAAAACTTTGTTTGCCAGTTTCACAGTGCCGATGCAGCGAAAAGTGCTAGGGCAGAGTTCGATAGGGTTTTTGCTAACAAAGGACTACCCGATGAAGTAGCCAGTTTCGACTTTGAAATCGATGCCTCAGAAAGTGATGTAGCGGTTGCTAAAGTGCTATCGACTTTGGGTTTGTGCGAATCGATGAGTGAGGTAAGAAGGCTAATTCAAGGTAGGGGACTTGAGCTCGATGGGGCGAAAATTGAAGATCCTCATTTCAAACTTAAAAAAACAGAGGTTAAGCCCTATTTGTTCAAGATCGGAAAAAAGAAGTTCGCTAAAATCCGAGTAGTTTCTGGTCGAAATGTTTAAAGGTGGTATAACGAAATTGGATTTTTAAGTCATGTATTTTGCCAATAAAGGATAAGCTGCGACGGTGATTTTGCAAAAAAACCTCAGTGTTGTATGACAAGCAATGAATGTTTGCCTAAGAAAGTTAGAATATGAAAGTTAAATTTATTCCGCAGAATATCGAAATTGAAATATCTCCCAATGAGTCTGTGATGGATGTTGGGCACAAGAATGGTCTTCACATAAAGTCAGTATGTAAAGGAGTACCTTCGTGCGCCGAATGCCGAGTGCGAGTTGCTGAGGGAGAATACAATGTCTTGCCACCAAGTTACAAAGAGCTGGAGCTGATCGGGAACTCATTTTTTGTCGATCAAAGACGGCTGTCGTGTCAGCTGAGATGTTTTGGTGACATAACGGTGGATTTGTCTGAGCAGCTTGAAAAAGCTGATCGCGTGGTGAAGAGGCCTCGTGGTGCACGCGGTAGCGCGGGACAGGTTCAAGGGTCACAAGCAAAGCTCGGCGGCATCATGTTCGAGGAAGGCTCCTCAGAGGCGGCTGACTCTGAAGCCACTGTTGAGGCTCCTGTTGCGGGAGGCGACTTTGAAAGCCAGCCGAAAACCTACGAACGGGACTTATTGAAGGCCGAAGTCGAGCTCATGGAAGAGGAAACCCGCAGAGCACTGCAAGAGCTACGATCTCGAAAAAGAAAATAGAAACTTTGCTTTCGTCGCAAGAAGAAACGACTGCCTTAACGTACAATCAGTTTGAAAGGTTTTATTAACCGATTAGTTTTTTCTGTTAGCTAGTTGACGTGTCATCCACTCTGCCATGCATTTAACACTTCGTCGAAATTCCTTTTTTTGCTGAGCAATTCCCCGCACTGTCGGAAGCGAAGGAATGCCAAGTGAAGAGGCGTGATCTAGCTTAAAATGGCCCAGCACATCTCCCCAAATCTGGCTCTCAACCTGAATAAGGCCATCGCCCCAATGAACGTAATTTGAAGGATTTAGATGAGGGTTTATTTGGTTAACGTTTTTCGGACTTGGTCTGAATAGTGGCTTTTTGAAAAAGGAGTCTTCCTCTGAAACAATTTGCGACACAACCTGGTAAAGCCATCTGGGCCACACGCTAGCCGGATCACTAGTTACAATCGATGCGTGCGGCACTTGCACATTAAACAACGTAGACTGGTTAAACCTCTGTAGAGAATCTGCAGAATAGCTTTTCAAAACTTTCGAGTGTTCAGCAACATCGTAACCCAGCACCTTAAGAGTTGCTCGCATCCTTTGCGGAATCACTTCGTTTATTGCCGCATAAGGGGAGCCTAAGTGCGGACTACTAATCGATACGAACCCGCTAAATTCCTCTTGAAGTTCTGACTGCGCCAATACTCTACACAATACTCCGCCCGCTGAGTGACCAATTGCGAACAATGGAAGGGGAGTATCTTGGATTGAGCGCTGCGATTTACGAAGATTAAAAATACTTTCTTTACATAGTTTCAAAATGATATCGGCAGATTCTTCTAACGTATGGGCGCCGATTCCTTTTACATCCACTAATTCGTAGCCATACTTTTGAAACTCTCGTGCTAAGCGCGCTGAGTAACTCAGTCTTAAGGGGCCTGTTCCTAGAAAATCATTGCCCTGAGTGTTTACTCCTCTAAGAAAAAGAACATTGCCTTTTTTTGTTCGTTTTCTATCTGTTTTCAATTTCGTGAGATTTTTTCGAAGTAGATTCAAAATATGTGCCTTTAACCTATATTCGAAGCAAGCAACTTCCCCAAGTGAAACCAGATCCGAAAGCGACAAGGCCAACCAAATCTCCAGACTTGACCTTTGCATGCTGAATGGCTTCATCAAGTGTCAGCGGAATAGTACAGGCAGTTGTATTCCCATAGCGATCGATCGTGTGATGTGTTTTGGTGGGGGAGAGCCCCAATTGATCTAAGACCATTTGATTGATTCGCATGTTAGCCTGGTGGGCAACGACAAAGTCCAGATCAGTAGGCTTAAGAGATTCCTCTTTAAGCACGCGAGTGAGAGATTGGGTCATGCGCTCAACGGCATTTTTAAATACAAAGCGGCCATCCATGTAAGGATAAATATCCGAGTCGTCCCAACTCTTCGGGTCGATCCTTGGAAAATCGTTCGGTGAGGGCTTAGCTAAAAATAATTTCTCAGCATTAGCCCCCTCGGACGCGAGGTGGTGGCGGATTATGTGAGGCTCGCTTTCTTTGCACGCCTCAACAATGCAAGAAGCGGCAGCATCGCCAAAAAGAACCGAAATGTCTCGACCACGGGTAGTTAAGTCGAGGCTGGTGCTGTGAATCTCCGCCGCGGATATGAGTATTCTTTTGTAAAATCCAGCACGGATCCAAGCGTCTGCTACACTTAGGGCGTACAAAAATCCACTGCACTGGTTTCGAATATCAAGCGCCGGTATTGTATCCGAACATCCTAGTTCTCGTTGAAGTAGGCAGCCGGTGCCTGGAAATATATAATCGCTTAGCAGAGAAGTATAAATAATCGCATCTATATCGTTAGCAGTTAATGAAGCTCGGCTCAGTGCCTGGTTTGAGGCGGATGTGGCCATAGAGAGAAGAGTCTCTCCGGGCTCCACCCAACGCCGTTCGCTAATGCCTGAGCGCTGGACTATCCATTCATCAGAGGTATCCATGTATTTTTCGAGATCTTTATTTGTGACCACTTTTTTTGGTTTGTAGACACCCAGTGATTTGAGCCGTGTGCGAAGCATTTATTGTCCTCCCCCGAACAGGGGCCACGGCGACTGTCGCGGCTGCCCTGTGGACGTGCTGTTAGCCTACCGAAAAGGAAGTTCCGCATCCACAGGATTTTTTTGCATTAGGATTTTCAAAAACGAATCCTTTGCCGTTGAGGCCCCCGCTATAGTCGAGCTCAGTTCCGAGCAGATACAAATAACTCTTAGAATCGGTTACCACTTTAACGTCATGGTTTTCAAAAACCTTATCGCTATCGGAAATTTGATTGTCGAACTCCATTTTATAGGTGAGCCCAGAGCAACCGCCTCCGACAACACGC is a window encoding:
- a CDS encoding 3-oxoacyl-ACP synthase; amino-acid sequence: MLRTRLKSLGVYKPKKVVTNKDLEKYMDTSDEWIVQRSGISERRWVEPGETLLSMATSASNQALSRASLTANDIDAIIYTSLLSDYIFPGTGCLLQRELGCSDTIPALDIRNQCSGFLYALSVADAWIRAGFYKRILISAAEIHSTSLDLTTRGRDISVLFGDAAASCIVEACKESEPHIIRHHLASEGANAEKLFLAKPSPNDFPRIDPKSWDDSDIYPYMDGRFVFKNAVERMTQSLTRVLKEESLKPTDLDFVVAHQANMRINQMVLDQLGLSPTKTHHTIDRYGNTTACTIPLTLDEAIQHAKVKSGDLVGLVAFGSGFTWGSCLLRI
- a CDS encoding iron-sulfur cluster insertion protein ErpA; protein product: MISISENAAVQIQKLKKDESRGHDHFLRVRVVGGGCSGLTYKMEFDNQISDSDKVFENHDVKVVTDSKSYLYLLGTELDYSGGLNGKGFVFENPNAKKSCGCGTSFSVG